The genomic DNA CTGGAAGCCACCTGGCAAAAAACCCTGGTCGGACCGATGGGCCAGCTGTTCACACCGTTTGCCTCATTGCGCGGCGATGCGTTCTGGCTGGAACAGAATGAGCCACTGGCACCCTTCATTGAGGATAATGAGGCTTTTCGCGGACTGGCACTCGCCGGAATCGAATGGCGCTGGCCTCTGATCGCCCAGCACACCTGGGGCACCCAGCGCTTTGAACCGGTCGCGCAGGTCATTCTGAGAAGCAACGAGAATCTGTTGGGCTCCCTGCCCAATGAAGATGCACAGAGCCTGGTTTTCGACGACACCAATCTGTTCAGCGTCAACAAGTTTTCCGGCTATGACCGTGTCGAGGGCGGCTCGCGCATCAATATCGGCATGATTTACCGGGCTGATCTGAACAATGGCGTTTCCATCCGCACAGTTCTGGGACAATCGCTTCATCTGTTCGGGACCAATTCGTTCGCCAATCCGGATGTTGCTGCAACAGGTCTGGACAGCGGCCTTGAAACCGACCGGTCCGACTACATTGCCCGCTTCACGCTTGATACGGCGAATGATCTGCGGCTGGATGCTTTTGTTCGGCTGGATGAGAGCAATTTCGCAGTCAACCGTTCTGAAATCACGGCAAGCGGAAAACGTGGCTTTCTCACGGCCTCCCTCGGCTACGCCTATTTTGCCGAACAACCCAATCTCGGCATTGCCAACGAGCGCGAAGAAATACGTGGCTCTGCCTCACTTCAGGTCAATGACAACTGGCGCGTATTCGGCGATTTCCGTTACGATATCGAAAATAATGGTGCTGTCAGCGATGGTATCGGAATCGCTTATGATGATGAGTGCTTCGGCCTGTCGCTGTCCTATACTGAAACCCATGATCGCTATACAGATCTTGAAACCGATCAGCGGATTTATCTGCGGGTCAATCTGAAAACCATCGGCGGCGGCGAAGTCTCACAGGATCTGGGCGGCGGCGAAAGCGAGTCTGCAACCTATTGATAGCGCGGTATCGGCCTGTGGGAACAGACAAGATTTCCCAATACCGGGATGCGGCCTGCCTCAATTTCCCCCAATCTGTGCGTCACAAGCTTAACCTTGCTGACAAACTTGGCTAAAATCGCCGAGATACATTCAATTCATAAGGGCATTTCCATGTTGTCTGTCCCCTCTTCCCTTCGCAATCTGGCTGCTCTGCTGTTTGCCTGTCTTATCATCTCCATCAGTGCGCCGGCCTTTGCTCAAAGCAAGATTGTTGCACTGGTGAATGGCGATCCGATCACCAGCTACGAACTGGATCAGCGCTCAAAGCTTCTGAAACTCACCACCCGGGACGGTTCCCGAACCAAGGCTCTTGATGAACTGGTTGAAGAGAAGCTGAAGCTGGGCGAAGCCAAGCGGCGCGGCATCAGCCCGTCTCCCCAGGAAGTTGACAGCGCTTTCGCGACCATCGCCACACGGACAAAAATGAGTGCGTCACAACTGGGTCAGGCGCTGAGTAAATCAGGCGTCAGCCCGGGCGCTCTGAAAAGCCGGCTGAGAGCTGAACTTGCCTGGTCTCGTGTGGTCCGCGCCAGGTTCCGCAGCACTGTAAATGTGCAAGATGCCGACGTGATCGCCGCTGTCCGTGCAAAGGGCGAACAGAAGAAATTTGTTAAGGAATTCACCCTCAAACAAGTCATTTTCATCGTTCCCAAAGGCTCCAACGATGCGACCGCAAATGCCGTCAAGAAGAGCGCAGAACGATTCAGACCGACCATAGCAGGATGCGATTCGGTGCTTTCCCAGGCTTCTGGGTTGCGCGATGTGGTGGTCAAGAACATCGGGCGCCGCGACTCAACGCAATTACCCGAGGAGCTGGTGGCAAAGCTCGAGACGCTTAAAATCAGCCAGGGAACCGAGCCCGGGCGCATCGCCGAGGGATTTGAAATCCTGGTGCTCTGCAATGTCCGCGAAGTCGCCAGCGACATCGCGGCAGTAGACGAAACCCGCTCGGAAATGATGGATCAGGAAGGCCAGTTGCTTGCGCGCCGCTATATTCGCGACCTGCGCCAGGATGCGGTCATTGAATACCGCTGACCCGTTCAGATAGGCACGAGCAGTGACCACTCCTCTTGCCCTGACTATGGGCGAGCCGGCGGGTATTGGCCCGGATCTGGTCATCGCCGCCTGGCAGCATCGCGAACGCCTGCAATTGCCTGAACTCATCGTGTTTGGCTGCGCGCAAACCCTGACATTGCGCGCCAAAATGCTGGGCGTTTCCCTGTCCATCACACGGCTTGGACCGGACACCATTGCACAAAGCAGGCCCTCCGGAATGCTGCAGGTGGTGGATATTCCGGCAGCAGAGCCCGACTGCTGCGGCACTTTGATACCCGGCAATGGCACAGCCGTGATCGCCTCCATTGATCAGGCTGTGGCGGCCACCATCAACGGCATATGCGCCGGGTTGGTGACCTGCCCGATCCACAAGAAAAATCTCTACGAAGCCGGATTCTCCTATCCGGGGCACACGGAATATCTCGGCTTTCTGGCAACACAACATACCGGACAGCCCTATACACCCGTAATGCTGATTGCCTCCGAACTGCTGCGCACTGTGCCGGTGACCATTCATATTCCTCTGAGCGAGGTTCCCATGCAGCTCACCTCAGAAATGATCAAGACCACAATTCGCATCTGTCATGCTGAGTTGAAGAGCCGCTTCGGGATCAGCCAGCCGCGCTTGGCCGTGGCCGGTCTCAATCCTCATGCCGGCGAAAATGGCAGCATTGGTCTGGAAGACAGGGACATTATCGCGCCGGCTCTGCAAGAATTGCGCGCCGAAGGATTCGATATCACGGGACCTTTGCCCGCCGATACAATGTTTCATCCGCGCGCCCGCTCCAATTATGATGTGGCAATCTGCATGTATCATGACCAGGCGCTGATACCGGCTAAAACGCTGGCTTTTGATGAAGGTGTGAACGTCACGCTGGGCCTGCCTTTTGTGCGCACCTCTCCGGACCATGGCACAGCCCTGGACCTTGCCGGAAAAGGGAGTGCGCGGCCCGACAGTCTGATTTGTGCCATTCGCATGGCAAACGACATGATTTCTGCAGGTCGTGCATGAACCACAGCTTTGACGCCCTTCCACCCTTGCGCGATGTTCTTGCGCAATTTGACCTCAGTCCAAAGAAATCGCTGGGCCAGAATTTTCT from Pararhizobium sp. IMCC3301 includes the following:
- a CDS encoding peptidylprolyl isomerase, whose translation is MLSVPSSLRNLAALLFACLIISISAPAFAQSKIVALVNGDPITSYELDQRSKLLKLTTRDGSRTKALDELVEEKLKLGEAKRRGISPSPQEVDSAFATIATRTKMSASQLGQALSKSGVSPGALKSRLRAELAWSRVVRARFRSTVNVQDADVIAAVRAKGEQKKFVKEFTLKQVIFIVPKGSNDATANAVKKSAERFRPTIAGCDSVLSQASGLRDVVVKNIGRRDSTQLPEELVAKLETLKISQGTEPGRIAEGFEILVLCNVREVASDIAAVDETRSEMMDQEGQLLARRYIRDLRQDAVIEYR
- the pdxA gene encoding 4-hydroxythreonine-4-phosphate dehydrogenase PdxA is translated as MTTPLALTMGEPAGIGPDLVIAAWQHRERLQLPELIVFGCAQTLTLRAKMLGVSLSITRLGPDTIAQSRPSGMLQVVDIPAAEPDCCGTLIPGNGTAVIASIDQAVAATINGICAGLVTCPIHKKNLYEAGFSYPGHTEYLGFLATQHTGQPYTPVMLIASELLRTVPVTIHIPLSEVPMQLTSEMIKTTIRICHAELKSRFGISQPRLAVAGLNPHAGENGSIGLEDRDIIAPALQELRAEGFDITGPLPADTMFHPRARSNYDVAICMYHDQALIPAKTLAFDEGVNVTLGLPFVRTSPDHGTALDLAGKGSARPDSLICAIRMANDMISAGRA